TGGGGAATTTGGAAGAAAATTCGTATTCAGGTAAGGAGACTGGAGTTGCGATTGATGGAGTTTGAACTGTAGTTGGTTTTTCTGGTTTGGAAGCAACTTCTTCTGGTTCTGGTCTGGGTTTTTCTGGTTTGGGAAGTAAAAGCAAATTAAATAATACCAACGTCATTAAAGAAAAGCAGCTAGTCCCCCAAAAGACACCTGGCATACCCCATAAACTAAAGAATATCCCTCCTATTAAAGGACCTACTGCTTGACCTAATGATTGCACGCTAGCATTGACTGCCATAAATGCAGCTCGCCGATTATCTGCGGCCAATCCTGCTAATATTGCTTGGCTAGAAGGTAGGGCTAAAGCTTGACCGACACCAAACAAAACACTAGGAACGATTAATAGCCAGGCATTTTGAACCAGAGGAACAATCCCGATTGCGATCGCCATAATTACAAAAGCTGCCTTAATCAGAGTAATTTCTGATATGCGCTCGGCTAATCTTCCTAACTGGGAAGCAACGATTGCTAGGGACAATGACATACTAGCCAAAATCACACCATTAAGGATTCCAGAAGCACCAAACTTAACTCCTGCCAAAATAGGTAGATAAGTAATAAACGCTCCAAATTGAATTACAAATAAAGAACCTACTGCTAACAATAGTCCCAATACCGCAGGATTATTGACACTTTGTAACGTAGCTTTTAAATAAACTTTAAGGTCTTCATCTGGAGCATTGCTAGGCTTTTGGGGAAGCTTGAGTACAATCAAAACTAACATTATTAGAGGAAAAGCAGCCACCGAGACCAAAAACGGATAACGCCAGCTCAATCCTCCCAAAAGTCCACCCATCAAGGGATAAACTGCCGAACTCATGCCAATCACGCTGGCATTCAAAGACATAGC
Above is a genomic segment from Coleofasciculaceae cyanobacterium containing:
- a CDS encoding MFS transporter → MQPDFTSKKNPARDRQLYIIIGVTLTAIMGGQTIAPILSDLTGVFDVSPKEIELVMTMFFIPVGIATPILGLLADRIGIKKVLIPSLLLFGIAGGCSSFAHDFQTLLGWRFLQGLGAASLDSLALTMIAMLYRGRALGQAMSLNASVIGMSSAVYPLMGGLLGGLSWRYPFLVSVAAFPLIMLVLIVLKLPQKPSNAPDEDLKVYLKATLQSVNNPAVLGLLLAVGSLFVIQFGAFITYLPILAGVKFGASGILNGVILASMSLSLAIVASQLGRLAERISEITLIKAAFVIMAIAIGIVPLVQNAWLLIVPSVLFGVGQALALPSSQAILAGLAADNRRAAFMAVNASVQSLGQAVGPLIGGIFFSLWGMPGVFWGTSCFSLMTLVLFNLLLLPKPEKPRPEPEEVASKPEKPTTVQTPSIATPVSLPEYEFSSKFPTILQLHGVQLIHVQTNETIEIPNTQILIHLGKPINSLIPDIDLSQFRHSGVVSKRQANIRIERDKYYIQDLGSSNGTYLNKYPLLPGNWYKLNSGDLIGFGKGNLLTFTFDMESAE